In Schizosaccharomyces osmophilus chromosome 2, complete sequence, the following proteins share a genomic window:
- the gpi7 gene encoding CP2 mannose-ethanolamine phosphotransferase GPI anchor biosynthesis protein Gpi7, which translates to MKFIYLVNCCLQLLGIFIFLLGFFPHKNDSTGIAKNNPYAPPAVVDRVIFIVVDAFRSDFAFSESFHMPFLQSIVFNTTHGLGFSSYARSPTVTMPRLKALTTGTVPGFLDILLNIAESEATSSLTGQDSWLHQLNVHDKKISFYGDDTWLKLFPNAFTNYEGTTSFYVADYTEVDNNVTRHFDHLLPSSFDALSWNTLILHYLGVDHIGHFQGPSSPLMNTKLKELDQIVASLYRYLEEYDRLTNSHSMIFLVGDHGMNELGNHGGSSVGETTAALSMLFPSLDVFQKNSLHEPPPENPYQLMTMVEQVDIVPTLCLLSGIPIPKSSVGRIVSPAIQLWESKVEAKNALLSNLYQLLSLKHSFEKTFKLVAEYQHLSNNEILDALQQIQQELVVKSSDYSLRKMAFGITILGLCTIFNLCFTLMEYSVLDILHFTPFVVLTIVYMFSSSFIEEEHVLWYFSCLSLIFFQVLDQASLSTTGYQLCLLGIIIRWNQTGQKHADLRDLVDDYIIPSPFLKIVLCIGSSFIPSFRSPSPFSFLSSFLVATYKLLSDNSLQVPLLSSTESIDQASVAQLIWCTLIAGALASPHFKNIRCQLSLFLLLLTRIENMGLYVLYELLQRTFPKEGIYSYLLYFLMEPVAFFSLGNSNSLASIDLSQGYTGIKSYSIYSVGVLLFCSVFSGPLWWSFHQPKESIQKWLRPTFFFSSFALFILSLSCYFFRHHLFIWSVFSPKLLYQVSWTIMYGLTKFLLQNLLASLG; encoded by the coding sequence ATGAAATTTATATATCTCGTCAAttgttgtttacaattACTCGGtatcttcattttccttttagGATTTTTCCCTCACAAAAATGATTCCACGGGGATTGCCAAGAATAACCCATATGCACCTCCGGCTGTAGTTGATCGggttatttttattgtcgTTGATGCGTTTCGCTCCGATTTTGCCTTTTCTGAATCTTTTCACATGCCGTTTCTGCAATCCATTGTCTTCAATACCACCCATGGCTTAGGTTTCTCATCGTACGCTAGATCCCCTACTGTTACAATGCCTAGATTGAAAGCTCTTACGACAGGAACCGTTCCCGGGTTTTTGGATATCTTGCTAAATATAGCAGAATCGGAAGCCACCTCAAGTTTAACCGGCCAAGATAGCTGGCTACACCAGCTAAACGTTCACGACAAAAAGATTTCCTTCTATGGAGATGATACATGGCTTAAGCTTTTTCCTAATGCCTTTACTAACTACGAAGGAACTACTAGCTTTTATGTTGCTGATTATACAGAGGTTGATAATAATGTTACTAGACACTTCGATCATTTGCTCccttcttcatttgatgCACTTTCCTGGAATACTTTAATTCTTCACTACCTTGGTGTAGATCATATCGGCCATTTTCAAGGCCCCTCTAGTCCTTTAATGAATACAAAATTAAAGGAGCTAGATCAGATTGTTGCTTCTCTGTACCGTTACCTCGAAGAATATGACCGGCTTACCAATAGTCATTCTATGATTTTCTTGGTCGGTGATCATGGGATGAATGAGTTGGGAAATCATGGAGGCTCTTCAGTGGGTGAAACAACTGCCGCTCTTTCTATGCTATTTCCCTCTCTGGATgtcttccaaaagaattcaCTTCACGAACCGCCTCCAGAAAATCCGTATCAACTTATGACTATGGTGGAGCAAGTTGATATCGTTCCTACATTATGCTTACTTTCAGGTATTCCCATACCGAAAAGTAGTGTTGGCCGTATTGTTTCACCTGCTATTCAGCTTTGGGAATCGAAGGTTGAAGCGAAGAATGCTCTACTAAGTAACCTGTATCAATTGCTATCACTTAagcattcttttgaaaaaacttTCAAACTTGTAGCTGAATATCAACATTTAAGTAACAATGAAATATTGGATGCTTTGCAGCAAATACAGCAAGAACTCGTTGTCAAATCGTCCGATTACTCGTTAAGGAAAATGGCTTTTGGAATTACGATACTAGGTTTATGTAcaattttcaatttgtgTTTTACTCTTATGGAGTACTCTGTTCTTGACATATTGCACTTTACGCCTTTCGTTGTTTTGACAATTGTCTATATGTTTTCAAGCAGCTTTATCGAAGAAGAACACGTTCTTTGGTATTTCTCGTGTCTTTCgttaattttttttcaagttcttgaTCAAGCCTCTCTATCAACCACTGGTTATCAATTGTGCTTGCTCGGCATTATTATTAGGTGGAATCAAACAGGTCAGAAACATGCCGATCTTCGTGATTTGGTCGATGATTATATAATTCCAAGTCCTTTTCTTAAAATTGTACTATGTATTGGTTCCAGCTTTATACCCTCTTTTCGTTCACCGTCTCCATTctcatttctttcttcttttttggttgcaACGTACAAACTTTTGTCTGATAATTCTCTTCAAGttcctttgctttcttcAACTGAATCAATTGATCAAGCATCGGTTGCACAACTAATTTGGTGCACTTTAATTGCTGGTGCATTAGCATCACCACATTTCAAGAATATTCGCTGTCAGCTATCCCTATTTCTCTTGCTGTTGACAAGGATAGAAAATATGGGCCTTTATGTATTGTATGAATTATTACAAAGGacatttccaaaagaaggtATCTActcttatttattatattttctcATGGAGCCGGTGGCCTTTTTCTCTCTGGGCAATTCGAATTCTTTGGCCTCCATCGACTTATCGCAAGGGTATACTGGGATTAAATCTTACAGCATTTATTCAGTAGGAgttttattattttgttCTGTTTTTTCAGGACCATTATGGTGGAGCTTCCACCAGCCTAAGGAGTCCATACAAAAATGGCTCCGTCccacttttttcttttcaagctttgctttatttattttatctcTTTCCTGCTATTTCTTTCGGCATCACTTGTTTATTTGGAGTGTATTTTCCCCTAAACTCTTATATCAGGTTTCTTGGACAATCATGTACGGGCTCACTAAGTTTTTGCTTCAGAATCTACTAGCATCGTTGGGttag
- the tim8 gene encoding Tim8-Tim13 mitochondrial intermembrane space protein transporter complex subunit Tim8, whose protein sequence is MADPSKNPIADLSETQQLELSKFIETEQQKVKLQQAIHQFTATCWPKCVGTIGNKFDKSEEQCLQNCVERFLDCNFHIIKSLESTRK, encoded by the exons ATGGCTGACCCATCTAAAAATCCTATTGCTGATTTGAGCGAAACTCAACAGCTGGAACTCTccaaatttattgaaactGAACAGCAAAAGGTGAAATTGCAACAAG CAATTCATCAGTTTACTGCTACTTGCTGGCCTAAGTGTGTTGGCACTATTGGAAACAAGTTTGACAAGAGCGAGGAGCAATGCTTGCAAAATTGTGTGGAAAGGTTTTTGGACTGCAACTTTCACATTATTAAGAG TCTTGAATCGACCAGAAAGTAG